The following are encoded together in the Cicer arietinum cultivar CDC Frontier isolate Library 1 chromosome 2, Cicar.CDCFrontier_v2.0, whole genome shotgun sequence genome:
- the LOC101502927 gene encoding synaptonemal complex protein 1-like isoform X1 gives MQKRGFPISKSIDQFKSLYGSASGTVKPLSSLSSRPSPDSVSSGSFANLKLTAEKLVKEQASVKTDLEIANTKLKKSLEHIRALEEKLQNAFNENAKLKVKQREDEKLWKGLESKFSSTKTLCDQLTETLQQLASLVQDAEKDKETLENKLSASSDALESLNKQMDDLSLKLDSAQETIKIRDNELEKLNFAAEEREKFHSDEKCKAANVIQEKDTMIKNLEDMLTASRLATENLNSMLGELHLQLKVKEEEITHHVASQQKLEKENSDLQFCKAELAEKLGTSLQEIKNLEGSLQGMAAHLLNLDKESLNLVSRFDKMNSLYTSCFTLVQQERDIFAKHAQNQYNELHKRFLTLSSEKDGIQMINHELSNSLNELCKVQESTVVQYTEDCRLAAEKIQHLESEAEALISKKAEAEVTISKLEEKAETLLESSRSLENQMQGLLLKISALETESKENMERMQADILKKSEEIDSLQKERMKLEQHADSFDKEALKLHNVLEEKEQCILQYKEQEKKLEDQITENRSLLTTAESKLAEARKQYDQMAENKQLELSKHLKEISQRNDQAINEIKRKYELEKMEIVNMEKDKADKAIAEIEARCDQKLAECKDESRQQLTHIQEEHTKLVTNMQQEHDKKQLRLLTEHSEQLKRAQLQAENELREKTLFMRNDHEAQIKAMRCELEDECRKLEEELHLQKSKEDRQRALLQLQWKVMSDKPKEDQEVNSKQDYSVSSIKRSSFGGKRSQRDLESPYFEATETPVPKLLKKVENVKAGNSGGIPKHHRKVTRREYEVETSNGRTITKKRKTRSTVLFEDPRKQKINTPKTNTPRTVVKSMRVDGHPPSNIGDLFSEGSLNPYADDPYAFD, from the exons ATGCAGAAGCGAGGATTCCCAATCTCCAAGAGCATCGACCAATTCAAATCGTTGTACGGTTCCGCATCGGGAACTGTGAAGCCATTATCATCACTCTCTTCGCGTCCTTCCCCAGATTCCGTTTCATCGGGGAGTTTTGCTAATCTGAAGCTCACCGCAG AGAAATTGGTGAAAGAGCAAGCTTCAGTGAAGACTGATCTTGAAATTGCG AATACTAAGCTAAAGAAATCGCTGGAGCATATTCGTGCATTAGAAGAAAAATTGCAGAATGCTTTCAACGAAAACGCAAAGCTCAAGGTGAAGCAGAGGGAAGATGAGAAACTCTGGAAAGGACTTGAATCTAAATTCTCATCGACTAAGACTTTGTGTGATCAACTTACTGAGACTCTACAACAGTTGGCTAGTTTAGTTCAGGATG CTGAGAAAGATAAGGAAACATTGGAAAATAAACTGTCAGCGAGTTCAGATGCTCTTGAGAGTTTGAATAAACAGATGGACGATTTGTCTTTGAAGCTTGATTCTGCACAGGAAACAATAAAAATTC GGGATAATGAGCTAGAGAAGCTCAATTTTGCTGCAGAAGAAAGGGAGAAGTTTCACAGCGATGAAAAGTGTAAAGCTGCCAATGTTATTCAAGAGAAAG ATACCATGATAAAGAATTTAGAAGACATGTTAACTGCTAGTAGATTGGCTACAGAAAATTTGAACTCCATGTTGGGAGAGCTTCACCTTCAATTAAAAGTCAAAGAGGAAGAAATTACACATCATGTAGCCAGTCAACAGAAATTGGAGAAAGAAAATAGTGATCTTCAATTTTGCAAGGCTGAGCTTGCTGAAAAGCTTGGCACGTCGCTTCAGGAAATTAAAAACCTTGAAGGATCACTTCAGGGGATGGCTGCACATTTGTTGAATTTGGACAAAGAAAGCTTGAACCTTGTGAGCAGGTTTGATAAAATGAACTCTCTCTACACTTCTTGCTTCACGTTGGTCCAGCAGGAAAGAGACATTTTCGCGAAGCATGCTCAAAACCAGTACAATGAGCTTCATAAAAGGTTCTTGACCTTGTCATCAGAAAAGGATGGAATTCAAATGATAAATCACGAGTTAAGCAATAGTTTAAATGAGCTATGCAAAGTCCAAGAGTCTACTGTAGTACAGTATACAGAGGACTGTCGATTAGCTGCTGAGAAAATTCAGCATCTGGAGTCAGAAGCTGAAGCTTTAATCTCAAAGAAGGCAGAAGCAGAGGTCACAATTTCCAAATTAGAGGAGAAAGCTGAAACTCTGTTAGAAAGTTCTAGATCATTGGAGAACCAAATG CAAGGTTTACTGCTCAAAATTTCAGCTTTAGAGACCGAAAGCAAAGAAAATATGGAAAGAATGCAGGCAGACATATTGAAGAAATCAGAGGAAATTGATTCTCTGCAAAAGGAGAGGATGAAACTAGAGCAACATGCAGATTCTTTTGATAAAGAAGCCCTAAAGCTTCATAATGTCTTAGAGGAGAAAGAACAATGCATTTTGCAGTATAAAGAACAGGAAAAGAAGCTGGAAGATCAGATCACTGAG AATCGGTCATTATTAACCACTGCTGAAAGTAAACTTGCAGAAGCTAGAAAGCAATATGATCAAATGGCAGAGAATAAGCAGTTGGAATTGTCTAAGCATTTAAAAGAAATATCTCAGAGAAATGATCAG GctattaatgaaattaaaaggaAGTATGAATTAGAGAAGATGGAAATTGTCAACATGGAAAAAGACAAG GCTGACAAGGCTATTGCAGAAATTGAGGCAAGGTGTGACCAAAAACTTGCAGAATGCAAAGATGAATCGAGGCAGCAGTTGACGCACATTCAAGAGGAACACACTAAGCTG GTTACTAATATGCAGCAGGAACATGACAAGAAGCAACTACGCCTGCTAACTGAACACAGTGAACAGTTAAAGCGTGCCCAACTGCAAGCTGAAAATGAATTAAGAGAG AAAACACTGTTTATGAGGAATGACCATGAAGCTCAGATTAAAGCAATGAGGTGTGAACTTGAAGATGAGTGTCGGAAGCTGGAAGAGGAGTTGCATCTCCAAAAATCAAAA GAAGACAGGCAAAGGGCTTTGCTGCAGTTGCAATGGAAAGTGATGAGCGACAAGCCAAAAGAGGACCAAGAAGTGAATTCGAAACAG GATTACTCCGTTTCATCAATCAAGAGGAGTTCTTTTGGGGGCAAAAGGAGTCAGCGTGACCTA GAATCTCCTTACTTTGAAGCAACAGAAACACCAGTGCCGAAGTTGTTGAAGAAAGTGGAGAACGTAAAAGCAGGAAATTCAGGAGGCATTCCTAAGCATCATAGAAAG GTAACTCGCCGAGAATATGAAGTTGAGACTTCTAATGGAAGAACAATTACCAAGAAAAGGAAAACGAGAAGTACTGTCTTGTTTGAG GACCCaagaaaacaaaagataaatacACCGAAAACAAATACCCCTAGAACTGTTGTTAAG AGTATGAGGGTTGATGGTCATCCTCCTTCAAATATTGGTGATTTGTTTTCAGAAGGGTCTCTAAATCCATATGCAGATGATCCATATGCATTTGATTAG
- the LOC101502927 gene encoding synaptonemal complex protein 1-like isoform X2, which produces MKNTKLKKSLEHIRALEEKLQNAFNENAKLKVKQREDEKLWKGLESKFSSTKTLCDQLTETLQQLASLVQDAEKDKETLENKLSASSDALESLNKQMDDLSLKLDSAQETIKIRDNELEKLNFAAEEREKFHSDEKCKAANVIQEKDTMIKNLEDMLTASRLATENLNSMLGELHLQLKVKEEEITHHVASQQKLEKENSDLQFCKAELAEKLGTSLQEIKNLEGSLQGMAAHLLNLDKESLNLVSRFDKMNSLYTSCFTLVQQERDIFAKHAQNQYNELHKRFLTLSSEKDGIQMINHELSNSLNELCKVQESTVVQYTEDCRLAAEKIQHLESEAEALISKKAEAEVTISKLEEKAETLLESSRSLENQMQGLLLKISALETESKENMERMQADILKKSEEIDSLQKERMKLEQHADSFDKEALKLHNVLEEKEQCILQYKEQEKKLEDQITENRSLLTTAESKLAEARKQYDQMAENKQLELSKHLKEISQRNDQAINEIKRKYELEKMEIVNMEKDKADKAIAEIEARCDQKLAECKDESRQQLTHIQEEHTKLVTNMQQEHDKKQLRLLTEHSEQLKRAQLQAENELREKTLFMRNDHEAQIKAMRCELEDECRKLEEELHLQKSKEDRQRALLQLQWKVMSDKPKEDQEVNSKQDYSVSSIKRSSFGGKRSQRDLESPYFEATETPVPKLLKKVENVKAGNSGGIPKHHRKVTRREYEVETSNGRTITKKRKTRSTVLFEDPRKQKINTPKTNTPRTVVKSMRVDGHPPSNIGDLFSEGSLNPYADDPYAFD; this is translated from the exons ATGAAGAATACTAAGCTAAAGAAATCGCTGGAGCATATTCGTGCATTAGAAGAAAAATTGCAGAATGCTTTCAACGAAAACGCAAAGCTCAAGGTGAAGCAGAGGGAAGATGAGAAACTCTGGAAAGGACTTGAATCTAAATTCTCATCGACTAAGACTTTGTGTGATCAACTTACTGAGACTCTACAACAGTTGGCTAGTTTAGTTCAGGATG CTGAGAAAGATAAGGAAACATTGGAAAATAAACTGTCAGCGAGTTCAGATGCTCTTGAGAGTTTGAATAAACAGATGGACGATTTGTCTTTGAAGCTTGATTCTGCACAGGAAACAATAAAAATTC GGGATAATGAGCTAGAGAAGCTCAATTTTGCTGCAGAAGAAAGGGAGAAGTTTCACAGCGATGAAAAGTGTAAAGCTGCCAATGTTATTCAAGAGAAAG ATACCATGATAAAGAATTTAGAAGACATGTTAACTGCTAGTAGATTGGCTACAGAAAATTTGAACTCCATGTTGGGAGAGCTTCACCTTCAATTAAAAGTCAAAGAGGAAGAAATTACACATCATGTAGCCAGTCAACAGAAATTGGAGAAAGAAAATAGTGATCTTCAATTTTGCAAGGCTGAGCTTGCTGAAAAGCTTGGCACGTCGCTTCAGGAAATTAAAAACCTTGAAGGATCACTTCAGGGGATGGCTGCACATTTGTTGAATTTGGACAAAGAAAGCTTGAACCTTGTGAGCAGGTTTGATAAAATGAACTCTCTCTACACTTCTTGCTTCACGTTGGTCCAGCAGGAAAGAGACATTTTCGCGAAGCATGCTCAAAACCAGTACAATGAGCTTCATAAAAGGTTCTTGACCTTGTCATCAGAAAAGGATGGAATTCAAATGATAAATCACGAGTTAAGCAATAGTTTAAATGAGCTATGCAAAGTCCAAGAGTCTACTGTAGTACAGTATACAGAGGACTGTCGATTAGCTGCTGAGAAAATTCAGCATCTGGAGTCAGAAGCTGAAGCTTTAATCTCAAAGAAGGCAGAAGCAGAGGTCACAATTTCCAAATTAGAGGAGAAAGCTGAAACTCTGTTAGAAAGTTCTAGATCATTGGAGAACCAAATG CAAGGTTTACTGCTCAAAATTTCAGCTTTAGAGACCGAAAGCAAAGAAAATATGGAAAGAATGCAGGCAGACATATTGAAGAAATCAGAGGAAATTGATTCTCTGCAAAAGGAGAGGATGAAACTAGAGCAACATGCAGATTCTTTTGATAAAGAAGCCCTAAAGCTTCATAATGTCTTAGAGGAGAAAGAACAATGCATTTTGCAGTATAAAGAACAGGAAAAGAAGCTGGAAGATCAGATCACTGAG AATCGGTCATTATTAACCACTGCTGAAAGTAAACTTGCAGAAGCTAGAAAGCAATATGATCAAATGGCAGAGAATAAGCAGTTGGAATTGTCTAAGCATTTAAAAGAAATATCTCAGAGAAATGATCAG GctattaatgaaattaaaaggaAGTATGAATTAGAGAAGATGGAAATTGTCAACATGGAAAAAGACAAG GCTGACAAGGCTATTGCAGAAATTGAGGCAAGGTGTGACCAAAAACTTGCAGAATGCAAAGATGAATCGAGGCAGCAGTTGACGCACATTCAAGAGGAACACACTAAGCTG GTTACTAATATGCAGCAGGAACATGACAAGAAGCAACTACGCCTGCTAACTGAACACAGTGAACAGTTAAAGCGTGCCCAACTGCAAGCTGAAAATGAATTAAGAGAG AAAACACTGTTTATGAGGAATGACCATGAAGCTCAGATTAAAGCAATGAGGTGTGAACTTGAAGATGAGTGTCGGAAGCTGGAAGAGGAGTTGCATCTCCAAAAATCAAAA GAAGACAGGCAAAGGGCTTTGCTGCAGTTGCAATGGAAAGTGATGAGCGACAAGCCAAAAGAGGACCAAGAAGTGAATTCGAAACAG GATTACTCCGTTTCATCAATCAAGAGGAGTTCTTTTGGGGGCAAAAGGAGTCAGCGTGACCTA GAATCTCCTTACTTTGAAGCAACAGAAACACCAGTGCCGAAGTTGTTGAAGAAAGTGGAGAACGTAAAAGCAGGAAATTCAGGAGGCATTCCTAAGCATCATAGAAAG GTAACTCGCCGAGAATATGAAGTTGAGACTTCTAATGGAAGAACAATTACCAAGAAAAGGAAAACGAGAAGTACTGTCTTGTTTGAG GACCCaagaaaacaaaagataaatacACCGAAAACAAATACCCCTAGAACTGTTGTTAAG AGTATGAGGGTTGATGGTCATCCTCCTTCAAATATTGGTGATTTGTTTTCAGAAGGGTCTCTAAATCCATATGCAGATGATCCATATGCATTTGATTAG
- the LOC101502927 gene encoding synaptonemal complex protein 1-like isoform X3 — protein MQKRGFPISKSIDQFKSLYGSASGTVKPLSSLSSRPSPDSVSSGSFANLKLTAEKLVKEQASVKTDLEIANTKLKKSLEHIRALEEKLQNAFNENAKLKVKQREDEKLWKGLESKFSSTKTLCDQLTETLQQLASLVQDAEKDKETLENKLSASSDALESLNKQMDDLSLKLDSAQETIKIRDNELEKLNFAAEEREKFHSDEKCKAANVIQEKDTMIKNLEDMLTASRLATENLNSMLGELHLQLKVKEEEITHHVASQQKLEKENSDLQFCKAELAEKLGTSLQEIKNLEGSLQGMAAHLLNLDKESLNLVSRFDKMNSLYTSCFTLVQQERDIFAKHAQNQYNELHKRFLTLSSEKDGIQMINHELSNSLNELCKVQESTVVQYTEDCRLAAEKIQHLESEAEALISKKAEAEVTISKLEEKAETLLESSRSLENQMQGLLLKISALETESKENMERMQADILKKSEEIDSLQKERMKLEQHADSFDKEALKLHNVLEEKEQCILQYKEQEKKLEDQITENRSLLTTAESKLAEARKQYDQMAENKQLELSKHLKEISQRNDQAINEIKRKYELEKMEIVNMEKDKADKAIAEIEARCDQKLAECKDESRQQLTHIQEEHTKLVTNMQQEHDKKQLRLLTEHSEQLKRAQLQAENELREKTLFMRNDHEAQIKAMRCELEDECRKLEEELHLQKSKNVIFSPNIYRKTGKGLCCSCNGK, from the exons ATGCAGAAGCGAGGATTCCCAATCTCCAAGAGCATCGACCAATTCAAATCGTTGTACGGTTCCGCATCGGGAACTGTGAAGCCATTATCATCACTCTCTTCGCGTCCTTCCCCAGATTCCGTTTCATCGGGGAGTTTTGCTAATCTGAAGCTCACCGCAG AGAAATTGGTGAAAGAGCAAGCTTCAGTGAAGACTGATCTTGAAATTGCG AATACTAAGCTAAAGAAATCGCTGGAGCATATTCGTGCATTAGAAGAAAAATTGCAGAATGCTTTCAACGAAAACGCAAAGCTCAAGGTGAAGCAGAGGGAAGATGAGAAACTCTGGAAAGGACTTGAATCTAAATTCTCATCGACTAAGACTTTGTGTGATCAACTTACTGAGACTCTACAACAGTTGGCTAGTTTAGTTCAGGATG CTGAGAAAGATAAGGAAACATTGGAAAATAAACTGTCAGCGAGTTCAGATGCTCTTGAGAGTTTGAATAAACAGATGGACGATTTGTCTTTGAAGCTTGATTCTGCACAGGAAACAATAAAAATTC GGGATAATGAGCTAGAGAAGCTCAATTTTGCTGCAGAAGAAAGGGAGAAGTTTCACAGCGATGAAAAGTGTAAAGCTGCCAATGTTATTCAAGAGAAAG ATACCATGATAAAGAATTTAGAAGACATGTTAACTGCTAGTAGATTGGCTACAGAAAATTTGAACTCCATGTTGGGAGAGCTTCACCTTCAATTAAAAGTCAAAGAGGAAGAAATTACACATCATGTAGCCAGTCAACAGAAATTGGAGAAAGAAAATAGTGATCTTCAATTTTGCAAGGCTGAGCTTGCTGAAAAGCTTGGCACGTCGCTTCAGGAAATTAAAAACCTTGAAGGATCACTTCAGGGGATGGCTGCACATTTGTTGAATTTGGACAAAGAAAGCTTGAACCTTGTGAGCAGGTTTGATAAAATGAACTCTCTCTACACTTCTTGCTTCACGTTGGTCCAGCAGGAAAGAGACATTTTCGCGAAGCATGCTCAAAACCAGTACAATGAGCTTCATAAAAGGTTCTTGACCTTGTCATCAGAAAAGGATGGAATTCAAATGATAAATCACGAGTTAAGCAATAGTTTAAATGAGCTATGCAAAGTCCAAGAGTCTACTGTAGTACAGTATACAGAGGACTGTCGATTAGCTGCTGAGAAAATTCAGCATCTGGAGTCAGAAGCTGAAGCTTTAATCTCAAAGAAGGCAGAAGCAGAGGTCACAATTTCCAAATTAGAGGAGAAAGCTGAAACTCTGTTAGAAAGTTCTAGATCATTGGAGAACCAAATG CAAGGTTTACTGCTCAAAATTTCAGCTTTAGAGACCGAAAGCAAAGAAAATATGGAAAGAATGCAGGCAGACATATTGAAGAAATCAGAGGAAATTGATTCTCTGCAAAAGGAGAGGATGAAACTAGAGCAACATGCAGATTCTTTTGATAAAGAAGCCCTAAAGCTTCATAATGTCTTAGAGGAGAAAGAACAATGCATTTTGCAGTATAAAGAACAGGAAAAGAAGCTGGAAGATCAGATCACTGAG AATCGGTCATTATTAACCACTGCTGAAAGTAAACTTGCAGAAGCTAGAAAGCAATATGATCAAATGGCAGAGAATAAGCAGTTGGAATTGTCTAAGCATTTAAAAGAAATATCTCAGAGAAATGATCAG GctattaatgaaattaaaaggaAGTATGAATTAGAGAAGATGGAAATTGTCAACATGGAAAAAGACAAG GCTGACAAGGCTATTGCAGAAATTGAGGCAAGGTGTGACCAAAAACTTGCAGAATGCAAAGATGAATCGAGGCAGCAGTTGACGCACATTCAAGAGGAACACACTAAGCTG GTTACTAATATGCAGCAGGAACATGACAAGAAGCAACTACGCCTGCTAACTGAACACAGTGAACAGTTAAAGCGTGCCCAACTGCAAGCTGAAAATGAATTAAGAGAG AAAACACTGTTTATGAGGAATGACCATGAAGCTCAGATTAAAGCAATGAGGTGTGAACTTGAAGATGAGTGTCGGAAGCTGGAAGAGGAGTTGCATCTCCAAAAATCAAAA AATGTGATTTTTTCCCCCAATATTTACAGGAAGACAGGCAAAGGGCTTTGCTGCAGTTGCAATGGAAAGTGA